One Stigmatopora nigra isolate UIUO_SnigA chromosome 1, RoL_Snig_1.1, whole genome shotgun sequence DNA segment encodes these proteins:
- the LOC144204440 gene encoding glycerol kinase 3 isoform X2: MITLAASSTGNCRSAGFVSKRLRGCVAEGLPMISAMAGSSHGVMIGPLVAAIDQGTSSTRFLVFNSKTAELLSHHQVEIKQSFPKEGWVEEDPNEILQSVYECMERTCEKLTQLNIDISNIKAIGVTNQRETTLVWDKETGAPLYNAIGNKDFITVYSTRPWQSKKTYLAMFSVWLDLRTQSTVESLINKTPGRNKNHLKHKTGLPISTYFSAVKLRWMMDNVDEVHKAVVSHRAMFGTVDSWLIWCLTGGKSGGVHCTDVTNASRTMLFNIHTMDWDPELCKYFGIPMEILPRVRSSSEIYGLMKSGALSGIPISGCLGDQSAALVGQMCFQDGQAKNTYGTGCFLLRNTGPKPVMSEHGLLTTVAYKLGRDKPACYALEGSVAIAGAVVRWLQDNLGIIGSSDELEKLAASVGTSYGCYFVPAFSGLYAPYWEPSARGVICGLTQFTNKSHLAFAALEAVCFQAREILDAMNQDSGIPLTQLQVDGGMTSNRLLMQLQADILCIPVVKPSMPETTALGAAMAAGAAEGVSVWSLNPDDLSEVTSEKFEPQINPEESEFRYARWKKAVQKSMNWETTELPSNGNGESSIFSSAPLGFYIMSSMLMLIGANYIAGHN, translated from the exons gtGTTCAATTCAAAAACAGCAGAACTCCTCAGCCATCATCAGGTGGAAATCAAACAGAGTTTCCCCAAAGAAGG ATGGGTGGAGGAGGACCCAAATGAAATCTTGCAGTCTGTGTACGAGTGTATGGAACGCACGTGTGAAAAACTCACTCAACTCAACATTGATATCTCTAATATTAAAG ctATTGGAGTGACCAACCAAAGAGAAACCACACTTGTTTGGGACAAGGAAACTGGGGCGCCCTTGTACAATGCAATAGGTAATAAAGACTTCATTACTGTGTATTCGACACGCCCTTGGCAAAGCAAGAAAACTTATCTGGCCATGTTTTCAGTATGGCTTGACCTACGGACGCAGTCAACAGTAGAAAGCCTGATCAACAAGACACCAGGAAGGAATAAAAATCATTTGAAG CACAAAACAGGACTTCCAATCAGCACTTACTTCAGTGCAGTGAAACTTCGCTGGATGATGGACAACGTAGACGAAGTTCACAAGGCCGTCGTTTCTCACCGAGCCATGTTCGGTACCGTGGACTCCTGGCTTATTTGG TGTTTAACCGGGGGGAAATCTGGAGGAGTCCACTGCACAGATGTGACTAATGCCAGTCGAACTATGTTGTTCAACATTCACACTATGGACTGGGACCCAGAGCTCTGCAA aTATTTTGGGATTCCCATGGAGATTCTGCCCCGAGTGAGAAGTTCTTCAGAAATTTACGGCCTCATG AAATCAGGAGCACTTTCCGGTATTCCAATTTCAGGG TGTCTTGGGGATCAGTCGGCAGCATTAGTCGGACAAATGTGCTTCCAGGACGGGCAAGCTAAAAACAC TTATGGGACAGGCTGCTTTTTGCTGCGCAACACTGGACCAAAG CCGGTAATGTCCGAGCATGGGCTTCTCACCACCGTGGCCTACAAACTGGGGCGAGACAAACCCGCTTGCTATGCCCTAGAG GGTTCTGTGGCCATCGCCGGAGCTGTGGTTCGTTGGTTACAGGACAACCTCGGCATTATTGGATCTTCAGATGAGCTCG AAAAGTTGGCTGCATCAGTCGGGACGTCATACGGCTGTTATTTTGTTCCCGCCTTTTCGGGCCTTTACGCACCATACTGGGAGCCCAGTGCGAGAGG GGTCATTTGCGGCTTGACGCAGTTCACCAACAAGAGTCACCTGGCGTTCGCTGCTCTGGAGGCAGTGTGCTTCCAGGCAAGAGAG ATCCTGGACGCCATGAATCAAGACAGCGGCATCCCGCTCACTCAGCTGCAAGTAGATGGAGGAATGACATCAAACAGGTTGCTGATGCAACTACAAGCAGACATACTATGCATCCCTGTTG TGAAACCATCCATGCCAGAGACCACCGCTCTGGGTGCGGCGATGGCCGCTGGTGCAGCTGAGGGTGTCAGCGTGTGGAGTCTGAATCCAGATGACCTCAGTGAAGTGACGTCGGAGAAGTTTGAGCCCCAGATTAACCCAGAAG AGAGCGAGTTCCGGTATGCGCGCTGGAAGAAAGCCGTTCAAAAGTCTATGAACTGGGAAACAACAGAACTGCCGTCTAATGGAAATG GTGAAAGCAGTATTTTCAGTAGTGCCCCACTGGGATTCTACATCATGAGCAGCATGCTGATGCTGATTGGAGCCAATTACATTGCAG GTCACAACTAG
- the LOC144204440 gene encoding glycerol kinase 3 isoform X1 gives MITLAASSTGNCRSAGFVSKRLRGCVAEGLPMISAMAGSSHGVMIGPLVAAIDQGTSSTRFLVFNSKTAELLSHHQVEIKQSFPKEGWVEEDPNEILQSVYECMERTCEKLTQLNIDISNIKAIGVTNQRETTLVWDKETGAPLYNAIGNKDFITVYSTRPWQSKKTYLAMFSVWLDLRTQSTVESLINKTPGRNKNHLKHKTGLPISTYFSAVKLRWMMDNVDEVHKAVVSHRAMFGTVDSWLIWCLTGGKSGGVHCTDVTNASRTMLFNIHTMDWDPELCKYFGIPMEILPRVRSSSEIYGLMKSGALSGIPISGCLGDQSAALVGQMCFQDGQAKNTYGTGCFLLRNTGPKPVMSEHGLLTTVAYKLGRDKPACYALEGSVAIAGAVVRWLQDNLGIIGSSDELEKLAASVGTSYGCYFVPAFSGLYAPYWEPSARGVICGLTQFTNKSHLAFAALEAVCFQAREILDAMNQDSGIPLTQLQVDGGMTSNRLLMQLQADILCIPVVKPSMPETTALGAAMAAGAAEGVSVWSLNPDDLSEVTSEKFEPQINPEESEFRYARWKKAVQKSMNWETTELPSNGNGESSIFSSAPLGFYIMSSMLMLIGANYIAVILEEGVV, from the exons gtGTTCAATTCAAAAACAGCAGAACTCCTCAGCCATCATCAGGTGGAAATCAAACAGAGTTTCCCCAAAGAAGG ATGGGTGGAGGAGGACCCAAATGAAATCTTGCAGTCTGTGTACGAGTGTATGGAACGCACGTGTGAAAAACTCACTCAACTCAACATTGATATCTCTAATATTAAAG ctATTGGAGTGACCAACCAAAGAGAAACCACACTTGTTTGGGACAAGGAAACTGGGGCGCCCTTGTACAATGCAATAGGTAATAAAGACTTCATTACTGTGTATTCGACACGCCCTTGGCAAAGCAAGAAAACTTATCTGGCCATGTTTTCAGTATGGCTTGACCTACGGACGCAGTCAACAGTAGAAAGCCTGATCAACAAGACACCAGGAAGGAATAAAAATCATTTGAAG CACAAAACAGGACTTCCAATCAGCACTTACTTCAGTGCAGTGAAACTTCGCTGGATGATGGACAACGTAGACGAAGTTCACAAGGCCGTCGTTTCTCACCGAGCCATGTTCGGTACCGTGGACTCCTGGCTTATTTGG TGTTTAACCGGGGGGAAATCTGGAGGAGTCCACTGCACAGATGTGACTAATGCCAGTCGAACTATGTTGTTCAACATTCACACTATGGACTGGGACCCAGAGCTCTGCAA aTATTTTGGGATTCCCATGGAGATTCTGCCCCGAGTGAGAAGTTCTTCAGAAATTTACGGCCTCATG AAATCAGGAGCACTTTCCGGTATTCCAATTTCAGGG TGTCTTGGGGATCAGTCGGCAGCATTAGTCGGACAAATGTGCTTCCAGGACGGGCAAGCTAAAAACAC TTATGGGACAGGCTGCTTTTTGCTGCGCAACACTGGACCAAAG CCGGTAATGTCCGAGCATGGGCTTCTCACCACCGTGGCCTACAAACTGGGGCGAGACAAACCCGCTTGCTATGCCCTAGAG GGTTCTGTGGCCATCGCCGGAGCTGTGGTTCGTTGGTTACAGGACAACCTCGGCATTATTGGATCTTCAGATGAGCTCG AAAAGTTGGCTGCATCAGTCGGGACGTCATACGGCTGTTATTTTGTTCCCGCCTTTTCGGGCCTTTACGCACCATACTGGGAGCCCAGTGCGAGAGG GGTCATTTGCGGCTTGACGCAGTTCACCAACAAGAGTCACCTGGCGTTCGCTGCTCTGGAGGCAGTGTGCTTCCAGGCAAGAGAG ATCCTGGACGCCATGAATCAAGACAGCGGCATCCCGCTCACTCAGCTGCAAGTAGATGGAGGAATGACATCAAACAGGTTGCTGATGCAACTACAAGCAGACATACTATGCATCCCTGTTG TGAAACCATCCATGCCAGAGACCACCGCTCTGGGTGCGGCGATGGCCGCTGGTGCAGCTGAGGGTGTCAGCGTGTGGAGTCTGAATCCAGATGACCTCAGTGAAGTGACGTCGGAGAAGTTTGAGCCCCAGATTAACCCAGAAG AGAGCGAGTTCCGGTATGCGCGCTGGAAGAAAGCCGTTCAAAAGTCTATGAACTGGGAAACAACAGAACTGCCGTCTAATGGAAATG GTGAAAGCAGTATTTTCAGTAGTGCCCCACTGGGATTCTACATCATGAGCAGCATGCTGATGCTGATTGGAGCCAATTACATTGCAG TCATCCTGGAAGAAGGAGTTGTTTGA